The following coding sequences are from one Ornithodoros turicata isolate Travis chromosome 1, ASM3712646v1, whole genome shotgun sequence window:
- the LOC135387986 gene encoding uncharacterized protein LOC135387986 — protein MAKLSEELKREMKLGFKEIQDTLERDYRREMREMKSAMEHMSNVFDDMNGKFTALLDEQKKLKSENEALQKGNNELKASLKAAEKRVTECEQYMRNRNIEIKGVPLNEQQDVGAMISSLWSAIGEPSLAQRVDIMHSVPIPNSDTMNIILQFKDRQTRDFTLTKCKGKRLSTLDLGLTTKTPVFVNEHLCPTLKRTLGVAISTKKESKLAFAWVKNGKVYVRKSEGEPSVYVCHPDDVIKVSG, from the coding sequence ATGGCGAAACTAAGTGAAGAACTTAAGCGGGAAATGAAACTAGGTTTTAAAGAAATACAAGACACACTCGAGCGCGACTACCGCAGGGAAATGCGTGAAATGAAATCCGCCATGGAGCATATGAGTAATGTCTTCGATGATATGAACGGAAAGTTCACGGCACTGCTCGATGAGCAAAAGAAATTAAAATCCGAAAACGAAGCACTTCAGAAGGGAAATAACGAACTAAAGGCGTCCCTGAAGGCAGCAGAAAAAAGGGTTACTGAATGTGAACAGTACATGAGAAACAGGAACATTGAGATTAAAGGTGTGCCTTTGAATGAGCAACAGGACGTGGGAGCTATGATCTCCAGTCTTTGGAGCGCGATTGGTGAGCCTTCGTTAGCGCAACGTGTTGATATCATGCACTCCGTGCCTATTCCCAATTCTGACACAATGAACATTATTCTTCAGTTTAAGGATAGACAAACACGCGACTTTACACTCACCAAATGCAAAGGGAAACGTCTATCTACCTTAGACCTTGGCTTAACAACAAAAACCCCAGTTTTTGTGAACGAGCACCTATGCCCTACACTTAAGCGTACTCTTGGCGTCGCAATTTCAACAAAGAAGGAGTCCAAACTGGCATTCGCCTGGGTTAAAAATGGCAAAGTCTATGTTCGTAAGTCAGAGGGTGAACCTTCTGTATATGTCTGCCATCCCGACGATGTTATCAAGGTATCTGGATAG